GCGCTGTCGGCGCAGGCGGTATTGGTGATCTCGCAATTTCTTATGGATATCAACGCTTTGATACGAGTGTAGTCATTCTTACTGTGATTGTACTGTTGATTTTAGTTCAACTTGTACAAAGTCTAGGGGATTGGTTATCTAAATTAAGATAATGTCTATTTTTAAACAAAACTAAAAACCAGTACTTCATGTACTGGTTTTTTAATTGATCATCAAATTATTCTTTTGAACTTCGACATTCTAATCAAATCAAAACTTGCACCCTACTGCATCTCATACGACAATATCATATTATTGTTTTAAATTTGCTTAGGCTATTTTATGTCACAACCCTTGGACGTTTTAGGCGGGATTACCGCAGAACAATTTCTCTCAGAATATTGGCAAAAAAAACCACTCTTAGTCCGCAATGCACTCCCTGAAATTATCAATATTTTGGTTCCTGAAGATGTCATGGAACTCGCACTCGATGAAAATATCACAGCGCGTCTGATCAAACAAAAAGACAAAGATCCAAAGCAGTGGACAGTGAAAAATTCACCATTGATTAAAGGTGATTTTCAAAAAATGCCAAAACTTTGGACGCTTCTTATTCAAGCGATAGACCACTACTCTTTTGATTTAGCTGAGCTTTGGAAAAAATTTCCATTTATTCCACAATGGCGTCGTGATGATATTATGGTGTCTTATGCACCTCAAGGTGGTTCTGTTGGTCAACATTTTGATTTTTATGATGTATTTTTAGTCCAAGGTTTTGGTCATCGCCGTTGGCAATTGGGTCAAATGTGTGATGCTGAAACAGAATTTGTAGTAGGTCAACCACTCAAATTATTACCTGAAATGGATGTTCATTTTGATGAAGTCCTCGCACCGGGTGATTTGCTATATGTGCCACCTGGACTGTCACATTATGGTGTGGCAGAAGACCATTGTCTGACTTATTCTTTTGGCTTCCGTATGCCAAATGTGCCTGACATGATGGATCGTATTTGTGATAAATTTTCAGAAAATGTGGAATTGAAAAATCCTCTCGTCGATATTATCCGTGACCAAGTATCGCGTGCAGGTGAAGTCACTGAAAATGAACTCACTTATTTGAAAGAAAAAATTTTAGAACAATTGCAAAACTCAATGGTATTAGATGATGCCATTATGAGTTTAGTGTCTGATTCGAAATATCCTGAAAATATTCCAGAAGCTGAAGAAATTGGCACAGGTGATTTAGAACAAGCCATTGATCAAGGCTACATCATTCAACTTGAGCCTGCATCACGCTTACTTTATTCTGACCAAGATCATGACATTTTATTTTGGGCAAATGGTGAAGCTTTGTGTATTTCTGAACAATTCACGCCATTTTTACAGCAAATTGCAGATGGTCACAGCATTGAATTAAATTTCGATTTAGCCGATGATGAAATTTTAGAAGACTTGGTTATGCTTTTAAATGAATCTATTTTAATGCTCGTCCCTACCGCAGAAGAATAGAATCTTTCATGTGCCGAGATCTGTATTTAGCACATAGTTTTACATGCTAAAGGAATATTGAATGCAAGATTTACGTTGTTATCAACAATTACCTGTATGGCATTTTGCCAATATTCCTGACGGCTTTAAACAAGCGCACAACACTCAAATAGGCACTTGGGCAAAATTAGATATTCTACAAGGTCACCTAGACTTTGCCCTGCTGAATGAACACGGCGATGTTCTTTCTCAACAGCAATTTAATGCAGAACACCAACCCCCTTTTATTGCACCACAAACTTGGCACAAGATTATCTCGGCAAGTGCTGATATAAAGTGCCAACTGAGCTTCTACTGTGATGTAGAGAATTATTTTTCTAAAAAATATCAACTAGCTGCAACGCATTCCGAAATTCTCATGGCAATGCCTTACCTCAATATAGGTAAGGCTTTAGACATTGGCTGTGGTCATGGACGGAATACTTTATATTTAAATCAACATGGCTTTGAGCTAGATGCTTTTGATGTCAATCCTACGAGTATCCATAAACTCAACGAGATCATTCAAACGGAAAAGTTAGAGCATATTCACACGACTATTCGCGATTTAAATCAAGATCAAAACTTAAATGGCCAATATGATTTTGTCTTTTCTACTGTAGTCATGATGTTTTTACAGCCAGAAACCATTCCACCTTTAATTCAAAATATGCAAAATGTCACCCAAACCAATGGTTATAACTTGATCGCCTGTGCAATGGATACAGAGGATTACCCTGCCCAAGCTGATTTTCCATTCACATTTAAAAGCAACCAATTACGTGAATATTATCAAGCATGGAACATTTTAAAATACAATGAAAATGTCGGTGAATTACATCGGACAGATGAACACGGCAAGCGCATCAAACAACGATTCGCAACCTTATTGGCGCAAAAAATTTAAGCTCTTTTTCATGCTCACTACCATGCTGAGCACTCAGGATGAACTCTCTGATTTTTAAAATAGAATCTTTCTTATTTCTAACAATTCAATACTTGAGAAAACAGCATAAAATTGGCAACTTAGCAGCATAATATTAAGTTGGACAAACTATTCCTATGGCAAGCCCTGCTCAAGCAATAAGAAGTAAATTTTTTAATACTTTCTTTTCACGTTATTCTGTTTGGTTCTTGTGTTTATTCATCGC
The DNA window shown above is from Acinetobacter piscicola and carries:
- a CDS encoding cupin domain-containing protein, with translation MSQPLDVLGGITAEQFLSEYWQKKPLLVRNALPEIINILVPEDVMELALDENITARLIKQKDKDPKQWTVKNSPLIKGDFQKMPKLWTLLIQAIDHYSFDLAELWKKFPFIPQWRRDDIMVSYAPQGGSVGQHFDFYDVFLVQGFGHRRWQLGQMCDAETEFVVGQPLKLLPEMDVHFDEVLAPGDLLYVPPGLSHYGVAEDHCLTYSFGFRMPNVPDMMDRICDKFSENVELKNPLVDIIRDQVSRAGEVTENELTYLKEKILEQLQNSMVLDDAIMSLVSDSKYPENIPEAEEIGTGDLEQAIDQGYIIQLEPASRLLYSDQDHDILFWANGEALCISEQFTPFLQQIADGHSIELNFDLADDEILEDLVMLLNESILMLVPTAEE
- the tehB gene encoding SAM-dependent methyltransferase TehB yields the protein MQDLRCYQQLPVWHFANIPDGFKQAHNTQIGTWAKLDILQGHLDFALLNEHGDVLSQQQFNAEHQPPFIAPQTWHKIISASADIKCQLSFYCDVENYFSKKYQLAATHSEILMAMPYLNIGKALDIGCGHGRNTLYLNQHGFELDAFDVNPTSIHKLNEIIQTEKLEHIHTTIRDLNQDQNLNGQYDFVFSTVVMMFLQPETIPPLIQNMQNVTQTNGYNLIACAMDTEDYPAQADFPFTFKSNQLREYYQAWNILKYNENVGELHRTDEHGKRIKQRFATLLAQKI